In one window of Methanosarcina vacuolata Z-761 DNA:
- a CDS encoding DUF3467 domain-containing protein: MDENYSNEGVEPKMGEKIIKQVSIARTPIFRKIYATNLNVTSTDSDFRIELFNEKFETDDRVLFHSDGLVILTNQAAKKLLENLSEKIDEYEKENGEILVDENRMKVDLSSK, from the coding sequence ATGGACGAAAATTATAGTAATGAGGGGGTAGAGCCAAAAATGGGAGAAAAAATAATAAAACAGGTATCAATAGCTCGCACTCCAATTTTCAGAAAAATCTATGCAACCAATCTTAACGTCACAAGTACTGATTCAGATTTTCGCATCGAATTATTTAATGAAAAATTTGAAACTGATGATAGGGTACTGTTTCACAGCGACGGTCTTGTAATATTGACTAACCAGGCAGCAAAAAAACTACTTGAAAATTTAAGTGAAAAAATAGACGAATATGAAAAAGAGAACGGAGAAATTTTAGTTGACGAAAATAGAATGAAAGTCGACTTAAGTTCTAAATAA
- a CDS encoding winged helix-turn-helix domain-containing protein, which translates to MALQDFLGKTIEIKIIDFLAENPAFTYNQTEIAECVGISRQSVNSKLPELIYNGIIEIKEKHNNANCYQLAKNDIVRKLIGSVFENGLFVSEYENNESIVISDLKKAVGPIPHYEVIECFYYPNKTSELMFSERSPDIIDELEFPIKKLNGEKYIIDTVAASA; encoded by the coding sequence ATGGCATTGCAGGACTTCTTGGGAAAAACAATTGAAATAAAAATTATTGATTTCTTAGCAGAAAATCCAGCATTTACTTATAATCAAACTGAAATTGCAGAATGTGTGGGAATATCGAGACAAAGCGTAAATTCCAAATTGCCTGAGTTAATATATAACGGAATAATTGAAATTAAAGAAAAACATAACAATGCAAATTGTTATCAACTTGCAAAAAACGACATTGTAAGAAAATTAATTGGCTCAGTGTTTGAGAACGGTTTATTTGTTTCAGAGTATGAAAATAATGAAAGTATAGTTATATCAGATTTGAAAAAGGCAGTTGGGCCAATTCCACATTACGAAGTGATTGAATGTTTTTATTATCCTAATAAAACATCAGAGCTCATGTTTTCAGAAAGATCACCTGATATCATCGATGAACTAGAATTCCCAATTAAGAAACTAAACGGTGAAAAATATATTATAGATACTGTCGCTGCATCTGCTTAA
- a CDS encoding polyprenyl synthetase family protein: protein MTLVDEIKKRSVHVDAAIDELLPVAHPEELYKASRYLVDSGGKRLRPAVLILAAEATGSDLKSVLPAAVAVELVHNFTLIHDDIMDKDDIRRGRPAVHMIWGEAGAILAGDTLYSKAFSILSKVQNEPSRILICMDVLSKTCTEICEGQWLDMDFEKREKVSKAEYIEMVEKKTSVLYAAAAKIGALLGGASDEIAEALSEYGRLIGIGFQMYDDVLDMVTPEEVLGKVRGSDLMEGKHTLIVIDAFEKGVKLDIFGKGEATQEETDEAVQILTECGSIDYVKDLAISYIKEGKAKLDALRDCPEKELLLQIADYMISRNY, encoded by the coding sequence ATGACGTTAGTTGATGAGATCAAAAAAAGAAGTGTCCATGTTGACGCCGCAATTGATGAACTGCTTCCGGTAGCCCATCCAGAGGAGCTATATAAAGCCTCCCGCTACCTGGTAGATTCAGGAGGAAAGCGCCTCCGCCCCGCAGTTCTTATTCTGGCAGCTGAAGCTACAGGCTCTGACCTCAAGTCTGTCTTACCTGCAGCGGTGGCCGTGGAACTTGTACATAATTTCACTCTGATCCATGATGACATAATGGATAAGGATGATATTCGCAGAGGGAGACCTGCAGTCCATATGATATGGGGTGAAGCTGGAGCAATTCTTGCAGGTGATACACTTTATTCCAAAGCCTTTTCGATTCTGTCAAAAGTTCAAAATGAGCCTTCAAGAATTTTAATATGTATGGACGTTCTTTCAAAAACATGTACCGAAATCTGTGAAGGCCAGTGGCTTGACATGGATTTCGAAAAGAGGGAAAAAGTTAGTAAAGCTGAATATATTGAGATGGTGGAAAAAAAGACCTCAGTTCTTTATGCAGCTGCAGCCAAGATTGGGGCTCTTCTTGGAGGAGCTTCTGATGAGATTGCTGAAGCCTTATCCGAGTATGGGCGCCTTATAGGGATCGGGTTCCAGATGTATGACGATGTTCTGGATATGGTCACCCCGGAGGAAGTTCTCGGTAAGGTAAGAGGCAGCGACCTTATGGAAGGGAAACATACCCTTATTGTAATCGACGCTTTCGAAAAAGGTGTGAAACTGGACATTTTCGGAAAAGGAGAAGCTACTCAGGAAGAAACTGACGAAGCCGTCCAGATTTTAACCGAATGCGGATCAATTGATTATGTAAAGGACCTTGCAATTTCATATATCAAAGAAGGCAAAGCAAAACTGGACGCTCTGAGGGACTGTCCGGAAAAGGAGCTTCTCCTTCAGATTGCTGATTATATGATCTCAAGGAACTACTGA
- a CDS encoding RNase J family beta-CASP ribonuclease, producing the protein MTEIGIVAVGGYNEMGRNMTAVIVGEDIIILDMGLRLDRVQIHEDVEIDKMHSLELIEMGAIPDDTIMKEINGTVRAIVCTHGHLDHIGAIPKLAHRYNAPIISTPYTTALIKQQIEAERKFEVCNRVIPLNAGGTYQVTEDISIEFINVQHSIIDCVLAAVHTPIGAVLYACDFKLDRTPTMGEAPDFERLKTLGREGVVAMIVESTNAGRSGKTPSEQIAKDMVRDVLLGTEESEVGMVITTFASHIPRLKAIIEAAGEMGRIPVLLGRSMERYVGAARDLGYLELPSNVEMHGQRKDVDRALKRIIQDGKNKYLPIVTGHQGEPGSILVRIANGETPYTIEPGDRVIFSANVIPSPMTQANRYALETKLKMRGARIYDNVHVSGHAYREDHWELLRMVNPEHVIPAHGDMEMHGHYIEMAEDAGYVLGDTVHLLRNGEVLYIEE; encoded by the coding sequence ATGACTGAAATAGGAATTGTTGCAGTCGGCGGTTACAATGAGATGGGCCGTAACATGACTGCAGTTATTGTAGGCGAAGATATCATCATTCTGGATATGGGGCTTCGTCTCGATAGGGTTCAGATCCATGAGGATGTTGAAATTGATAAAATGCATTCTCTCGAACTTATCGAGATGGGAGCAATTCCTGATGATACTATTATGAAAGAAATCAATGGAACTGTCCGGGCAATTGTCTGTACTCACGGGCACCTTGACCATATAGGTGCAATTCCGAAACTTGCCCACAGGTATAATGCTCCAATCATTTCTACACCGTATACAACGGCCCTTATCAAACAGCAGATCGAGGCCGAACGCAAGTTTGAGGTTTGCAACAGGGTTATTCCGTTGAATGCAGGTGGAACATACCAGGTTACCGAAGATATTTCCATCGAATTCATTAATGTCCAGCATAGTATAATTGACTGTGTGCTTGCAGCAGTTCACACCCCAATTGGAGCGGTTCTTTACGCCTGCGACTTTAAGCTGGACCGCACTCCGACAATGGGTGAAGCTCCTGATTTCGAGCGTCTTAAAACCCTCGGGAGGGAAGGAGTTGTTGCAATGATTGTAGAGAGCACGAATGCCGGACGTTCGGGGAAAACTCCGTCGGAACAGATCGCAAAGGATATGGTCAGGGACGTGCTGCTTGGAACAGAAGAGTCAGAAGTAGGAATGGTTATTACCACCTTTGCCTCCCACATTCCCAGACTAAAAGCAATTATTGAAGCTGCTGGGGAAATGGGCAGGATTCCTGTCCTCCTGGGACGTTCAATGGAACGTTATGTAGGAGCTGCTAGAGACCTTGGCTATCTGGAACTGCCTTCCAATGTAGAGATGCACGGCCAGAGAAAGGATGTAGATAGAGCTCTCAAACGCATTATCCAGGACGGAAAGAACAAGTACCTTCCAATCGTCACCGGGCACCAGGGTGAACCAGGTTCCATACTTGTGCGCATTGCAAATGGGGAAACTCCGTATACAATTGAGCCAGGAGATAGGGTTATTTTCTCTGCAAATGTGATCCCGAGCCCAATGACTCAGGCTAACCGCTATGCCCTTGAGACCAAGCTCAAGATGCGGGGCGCCAGGATTTATGACAACGTGCATGTGTCAGGACATGCATATAGGGAAGACCACTGGGAACTCCTGCGTATGGTAAATCCTGAACATGTGATCCCTGCCCATGGGGATATGGAGATGCACGGACACTACATCGAGATGGCGGAAGATGCCGGGTATGTACTTGGAGATACAGTACACCTTCTCAGAAACGGTGAAGTGTTATATATAGAAGAATAA